The following are encoded in a window of Aedes albopictus strain Foshan unplaced genomic scaffold, AalbF5 HiC_scaffold_23, whole genome shotgun sequence genomic DNA:
- the LOC134284509 gene encoding uncharacterized protein LOC134284509, whose product MEATAYKEKMHELLQDRSTYNPIASDPTSRYERQNNSLVKRLRNLNLIDQRTAQQLTRYNSVCPRIYGQPKAHKSGLPLRPVVPNVTAPSYNLSKFVGRTLQQSLVSSYNIKDSYSFCDFINNIRLPPNHVLISLDVKALFTSIPKSLVISSIIMRWNEISPHTNICLDLFLEITEFCIDSSYFKYDGQHYAQIFGTAMGNPLSSHVADWVMETLLDTVTRMLHIPLPFIKKFVDDLITAIPLDQLQHVLDTFNSYDPHIQFTHELEVDNKLPFLDMLLIRHSDQKVTTQWYQKPIASGRFLNYHSFHPLSQKISMAKNFARRVSLLSTDLDDASKARIIDEHLKMNGYPQSLRHRITNRMNEKSTIPVEQQSAENLEYTYRSIPNIPHLSNMIDRAFKLEYKNIRMAKYNMKTTNMLFSNVKDPIPLENQSNVVYHIPCTNCEACYIGITTNRLRTRISGHQTHYNTMQRLLDQGIDPTDPQIEILGERTALMKHSIDKNHRFDLKKVKILDRAKSTSNLQFLEMCHIKNNERSINRRTDTDGLHAIYAGILYEIGKKNESQTEYETHANVNNTTQ is encoded by the coding sequence ATGGAAGCAACAGCGTACAAGGAGAAAATGCACGAGTTGCTGCAGGATAGAAGCACATACAATCCGATAGCAAGCGACCCCACCTCACGATACGAGCGACAAAACAACAGTCTAGTCAAACGTCTTCGAAATCTCAACCTAATTGACCAACGAACAGCACAACAGCTTACAAGGTACAACTCCGTTTGTCCAAGGATATACGGACAACCAAAGGCCCACAAGTCCGGCCTACCACTGCGGCCAGTCGTACCGAACGTGACGGCACCATCCTACAACTTATCCAAATTTGTGGGAAGGACGCTACAACAGTCATTGGTAAGCTCATACAACATAAAAGACTCCTACAGTTTCTGCGACTTCATAAACAACATAAGACTACCCCCAAACCACGTACTGATATCCCTCGATGTGAAAGCTCTGTTCACTTCGATACCAAAGTCCCTAGTGATCAGTAGCATAATCATGCGGTGGAACGAAATCAGCCCACATACCAACATCTGTCTGGATTTGTTCCTAGAAATAACTGAGTTCTGCATTGACTCAAGTTACTTCAAGTATGATGGTCAACATTACGCCCAAATCTTTGGTACGGCCATGGGCAACCCCCTCTCATCCCATGTAGCCGATTGGGTTATGGAGACATTGCTCGATACTGTGACTCGCATGCTGCACATTCCGTTACCATTCatcaagaaattcgtagatgacttGATCACAGCGATCCCGTTGGACCAACTCCAACACGTTCTCGATACCTTCAACAGCTATGACCCCCACATCCAATTCACCCACGAGTTGGAAGTGGATAACAAGCTACCTTTCCTCGATATGCTGCTAATCAGACATAGCGATCAAAAAGTCACAACACAATGGTATCAAAAACCGATCGCGAGTGGTAGATTTTTGAATTACCATTCATTCCACCCACTCAGTCAGAAAATCAGCATGGCCAAAAACTTCGCCAGAAGGGTCAGTTTACTCTCTACTGACCTCGATGATGCATCAAAAGCCCGCATCATTGATGAGCATCTGAAGATGAATGGCTACCCCCAGTCGCTCCGACACCGAATAACCAACCGTATGAATGAAAAGTCCACAATACCAGTGGAACAACAATCGGCCGAAAACCTGGAATATACTTACCGCAGCATACCAAACATTCCTCACCTGTCAAACATGATTGACAGGGCATTCAAGCTGGAGTACAAGAACATACGAATGGCAAAATACAACATGAAAACGACAAATATGTTGTTCTCGAACGTGAAGGATCCAATCCCCTTGGAAAATCAATCCAATGTAGTCTACCACATTCCCTGTACAAATTGCGAAGCATGCTACATTGGTATCACCACCAATCGCCTACGTACCAGAATCAGCGGACACCAAACTCACTACAACACTATGCAGAGACTCCTAGACCAAGGAATTGACCCGACTGATCCGcaaatagaaatccttggagaacggACAGCGTTGATGAAGCATAGCATCGACAAAAACCACAGATTCGACCTGAAAAAAGTGAAAATATTAGACCGAGCGAAATCAACGTCCAACTTACAGTTCCTCGAAATGTGTCATATCAAAAACAACGAACGAAGCATAAACAGAAGAACCGATACAGACGGTTTACATGCTATATACGCAGGTATACTATATGAAATAGGCAAGAAAAACGAATCACAAACAGAATACGAAACCCATGCAAATGTAAACAACACAACACAGTAG